Sequence from the Microplitis demolitor isolate Queensland-Clemson2020A chromosome 7, iyMicDemo2.1a, whole genome shotgun sequence genome:
GAagatgatgagaaaaaaatccataaacGTCATGGCGCGCTGCTACCGAATACTGTTCGAGCAGTCCTTTGTGGACCATCAAATTGTCGGAAAACAAATGCGCTTCTTACATTGATTACTCATCCGAATGGCTTGAGATTTGAGAACATTTATGTATACTCTAAATCACTAAATCAgcctaaatataaattcttagaATCAGCATTACAGCCTATAGAAGGAGTCGGATACTTCCCATTTAATGATCATGAATCAGTTGTAAATCCAGATGATGCACAACCGAATTCTCTTATGATATTCGATGACGTCGCTTGTGGGAAGTAAGATCATGTTAGAGCATATTTTGTATGGGGCGACACAAAAATGTTGATAGCTTTTATCTCTGTCAAACCTATACGCGTATACCAAAACACCTGATACGCGACAATGCCAATTTTCTTGTACTTTTCCGTCAagatgaaatgaatttaaagcACATATATTATGATCATGTGAATACAGATATGCCGTACAGTGAATTCAAAGATTTATGTTCAGCATGCTGGAATGATAAGAAAAGTGATAATAAACACGAATTTGTTGTTATTGACAAGGATAGTGAATTGAATAATGGACGTTATAGAAAAGGTTTTGACtgttttataagtataaattaatcatctttatataaattgacacAGTCTTAAAAGACATTCAAGTGTGCAAACATGGCGTGTAAAAATATGTCTCAGCAGAAAGATATGCTGctccaaataattaaaattagtgaTGCGATAAGACAatagcataaaaaattaaaagttgataaagACACTTCTGAACAAACTACAAATGAAATGTTTAAACCTATTGTGACACCGTTGAGAACATTACTTGAGAATTCTAAAGCTTTAAAacatgaaattgaaaaagaagaagaatcagtgtaaaatttttctctgaaGAAACATGAACATAGTGACTATCAAACTATTTATGATGATAGTGACACACATCGCGGTCAGAATACTTATGATGATTTAAATGTGAACAGTACTAGTAGCAGCAACTTGGATGAAACCAGTTTATCTCATCCTCCAACCTCTACAAGCACACCACTGAAATATCATAACTctatatctaaatatattgatatattaaataaaaaaaaatcctaaaggCTTGGATACAAGATTTagtattcgtaaaaaaaaataatcaattattttttggtaattcACCTGTTCAATTTAGAGATAATATGATATcagtaaataatcaaaatcatgTTCTATCTCCGGGGCTTAtagaattgttatttaaaagtgatccaaatgaaaattcaattactaCAAGTGATTTAGATGTGTACCATAAACTCATTGTTTTAACGAATACTCACAGGAGAATCTGAAAGAAGTCTTTATGTTGAGAGGACTGCtaaatatactaaatatattgCTGATTTTGTTCAATCACCACTAAAAAGAGGTAAAAGGCTACCTGACTTTATGACTGTTTCAAAGAAACGAGAATATGTGGATTATGTTTATCGGGATGATCCTAATGAACTCATAGATCGCCTTCGCCTGTTAATAGCATCTCAAGCAGCTGGCAACTCTAGTCAttctaatgaaataatttcaatcattgGAGAGCTACGTGAagccaaaattatttattaagagatacattaacaataattcatcattgataaaataacattcGGGAAGAAAGGATCATCAAAATGGGTATCGATATATTTGGACGTGTATTTTCCCAATCGAATTAGACACAATTCAAAGGCTGTAGCAGTAGTGTTGGACTACCTGGAAAAGGTTTCAAGTTGACAGATGATGGACAGTTTGACTTAAACGGAAAACGGTTATGTAATGTTGCCGAACCTAAGAATGAAAGTGATGCAGTCACATATAATACTATGAAAATTGCAATCAAACAAGAATTAGACAGTGTAAAAGCAATTAGTGACTACAATAAATATCGTATAACTGATCTTAAAGATAAAGTAACGGTTGAAATAGTTAAGCTAGAGAATAAAATGACGAGTAAAGATCCAGACCTCATTATCGAATTGAGAACCAAAGTGAGCGCATTAGAAGAGAGTCTTAGTGAACTGAGTCTATATAGCCAAACGCTATCAAATCGTGTAACAACGCTTGGGAGATCTGTAGTACGTGATGGTCAAATATTAGCTGACATTGAGCGTAGAGTATCTAAACTTGGacaaaatggaaaataaaaagaaagtaataGCCCAAGAGCTCCACAAACaagcttgaaaaaattatcttcgTCGGCATGTTGATATTCGTGGACTTGATGAGACTTGGCAAGCTGACTTGGTTGACATGATACCATACTCTACGGCTAATAGTGGATATAAATATCTACTTACAATTATACATATTCTTTCAAAGTATGCTTGGGCAGTtccaattaaaagtaaaagtggCAGTGACGTCAGAAACGCTATGAAGTCTGTGGTACAGCAAAGGCGGAGACCTAAACATCTTCATGTTGATTAcggcaaagaattttataataaagagtTCAAAGATCTCATGAAACATTATGGGATTCATATGTACTcaacgtttagtaatttgaATGCCTCCATATGTGAACGTTTCAATCgaacacttaaaaataaaatgtggcgCGAGTTTACAGCACGTGGAAATTACAAATGGATCGACATACTTGAAGACTTAATCGATAATTATAACCACACGAAACATCGAACCATAAAAATGAAACCTGCCAATGTAACTGTTGGTAATGAAAAACATATACTTCAGACAATTTACAAACCTCTTCAAAGTGAAAAGGCgcgaaaacaaaataaattcaaagttggAGATAAAGTTCGAATAAGCAAGtataaatgtttttgaaaaGGGCTACACACCAAACTGGACGActgaaattttcacaattaaaacaatacaaaaaaCGAATCCAACAACTTACAAACTAATTGATTATCAGGATCAACCGATAGAAGGAGGATTTTATGCAGAAGAACTCAGTAAAGTCAAGTATCCAGATGTATATCTAGTtgagaaaacaattaaaaaacatggaaataaaatgtatgttaAATGGTTAGGAtttgataattcaaataatagcTGGATTAACAAgtctgatttataaaattatcatgtattttctatagaattaataaataaaaaataataataaacaattttgactttttattaactatttttatttattcaaatatatttttacaaaacttagaattatttacatttatctacattattattatttagttttatctttttatttgatacttcATAACCCCAAGGTAAAGTATCAGTTGAGGTGTCACTTAATTCCCTTTTATTATCACACCAACTTAATGCtaatttactttgtttaattgttttcacTTCATGATGACTACTCCTAATGAAATATTGATGTTTTGTTATGTTTACATGATCCACCAGACAAACcttaaaatcatcaaacgtgatctTTCGCAAAGTGGACCCTTTGACTCCCTTAGCTCTCTTTTTAGCCATTTTATTCTGATAGATTTTAAATGCATAAAGTTTTGCTCGTAACTCAACGAAATCGGTAATAATTTGACCATTACACTCATCTTTCATAAGTCcaatcacttttttattttttaatggaatgtTGTAAACATTATTTGGTGGGTAGTCAGAGGTATCGCATTTTTcgatatcacgtttgatgGTGTCATATATATTGGGtacattaaattgataaattaaactatcagtatcagtgtataataattttgattcatgactattaaaatttttcttaatatagttatagtgaaaatcataaataaaagtttttgataaGTCTAAGATGCTAAAACCAATGTAAATTGGTTTATTAACTTATAGATTTACTCTCTTTAATTCTATTATGACTAGGTTTTTATCGTAAATTGTAAAAGTATGGAAATTCGGTTTCGCTATTAGAGACTTTGCTTCATATCTACCCGCCCACTTGCTGACCATTCTCAcatctttatattttcgaaCATTTTCCATAGTTTTACCGAACACTGCATTATTCATAAGCTTGTAAAAGttcttttcaaattcattttttgctattttgcgacaatcagtatttttatcgatatatgGCTTTAACCAAGCTgattgttaaaatttcaagactCGATGAACTTTTACAAGCTTCATTCCTAAATTAAgacactgttttaaatttttataatgaataaccTATTTCACCTTAGAATAAAGTGTTGTAgctatttttgaatatttactgcCTGgcggtataaaattttcaggacaCAAAGGTAAATCTTTATGCTCATCATGTAATTCTATAGGATATTTTAAATCTACttctaaaatatatccaattgacttattatcattaaaacatttatcaaCATTTTGTACATGAATATCCTCATGTATCCACTCGAAAGAATCTTGGGGCAAAATCATactcattaaaattacgtggaagattggaaaaataagaaaagttaATTTGTGCTGCATTATATTACCATGGCGGAAATCTTAGACATTCAGATACCAATCATCTTTGATGAATTAATTTCTCACTACGAGATTCATTCACATCAACCCTATGCATTATCAACATTTAACAATAGTGATAAAATTAGAATCAGTATTCAACATCAAGACTTATGCAACCTACCAAGCAAAAGTTCTCTGCACGTTTGTAGAAGATTTGTAAAAGAAGATGGTACCGGCGCAGGTGCAACTATGAACTTAGCCAATATGCCTATTTATCATATGTTTGGAGAAATACGCTATGAATTAAATGCtgttaaaattgataaatgtaaaaatgtgGGTCTTACaagtatcatgaaaaattatatatctttatGTCCTGGGCAACTCAATTTAATGGAGAATGCTGGATGGTTGCTCAGTAATAACAGTAAATTAACTAATGACAATGGATATTTCAACATTTCTATACCACTAAGTGAAATACTTGGATTTGCTGAAGATTATAATCGTATTATCATGAATGCTAAACATGAATTGATTCTTATAAGATCAAATTCTGAtgttaatacatatatacatacaactGCTGCCGCTAGTGATAACGCTGAAATAGTAAAAGTTCTTCTCAATAAGGTAGAATGGAATGTCCCGTACGTCACAATGTCGGACAagcaaaaaattcaagcacTCAACTTTATTGCTAATGATCCAGCTATATCAACAAGCTTTCGCACATGGCAATTATATAAATACCCACTACTCCCTCGAACAACGAAACATGTTTGGCCAATCAAGACTTCGACACAATTGGAAAAGCCACGATATGTGATCCTAGGATTTCAAACTGCTAGAAAAAATGTTGTAACGAAAAACGCCAGTCAATTCGATCATTGTAATATCAGAGATCTAAAGCTATTTCTCAATTCTCAAAGTTATCcatatggaaatttaaatctaaacatTAGTCGTAATCAGTATGCTTTAATATATGATATgtatactaattttcaaaCGTCATACTATAATAAAGAATCGAAATCATTATTGACAAAAACTGAATATTTACAACAAGCGCCACTCTATATTATCGACTGTtcgaaacaaaataaatctattaaatCTGGACCAGGTGATATTCGTCTTGAGTTTGAATCTGATGAACAGTTTCCGGATCAAACAACTGCAAATTGTCTTATTTCACATGATcgtataattgaatataatccaTTAAGTAGTACtgtaagaaaattaacttaaaacatatattatattgaggAGAAGGAGGAAGAagattaaagaaataaaactcactttaattatagttattgtgtttttatttatatcataccTTTTAatctacattatttttaattagtataagTAGTTTTAAAATCTACATACATGTACAGTTTacatattaattgattttcaataattatctttcATGTTGTTGCATGtagtacaatatttttttaatagataaagcAATATTCCTGGAATATCATGGCTCGAAGCTGATAGTGGGTTATGTTTGATGCAAAATGAATAgtccattaatttttcattatattttaaatgcccTGGAAGTATATCccatacaaatttaatttgtgaTTTTGCAAAACGTAAAATGAACGAATCATCAAGACATGCTATGTCGGTGACATCCATTTACCTCAAGTCATTTAATTGGTAAAATAGTTGAACAGACTTTTCGTAGGATTTCCCAACACCCCAATACTTCAAAAACCAGTGCTTGAGTTGTTGTGTTGTACCAAATGCATATGCGAAATGACCTCTTTTTGTGTGTTTGATACGATGCAAACCTCGTGGTTTGTTGAGTTCTTCTAAGCAATCGAATGAAAAATGTCGCATCAACTGTAGATCAATGATTGGAACAGCAAAATCGATTATCCTTTCAAGTCTCTCCCTCGCCTGTGCTCCTTGGACATAAAAGTAGcgcactttttttattaattcggCCATTATTAGATTAAATGAGTCATATGGTGTATCGCCTGTATCCCACATGATTCCATGTCGATCACCGTTTTCGTCTTCACTTTCACGAATAACCGTAGCATTTATATATTCCATGGGTGGTTGAAATAGCCAATACTGAGTATGATACAATCCATTGGTGAAAGTTGCTAAAGATAAGATAAGGTAAAACATAcgttaataagtaaaaaatcacgtcatttgttataaaaataccccccccccttcccAACCGATGCTTCcacatatttttaagtttaatcttaaaacatttaaacaatatgaTAATAGCATAGCCATTTTCCCacctaaatttgaaaaacaccCTTACTCCAACGCCCTCTACATCCTTATTCATGAACCATATCAATCCCATGCCTCCCCGCTCACTCTATATCCCCACAAACCCACTCCAAGCAGTGTCCTCTATATCCACAATATCAATCCCATACCCCCACCCCATAACCCAAGCCCCAAACCTGCAGTATCAATCTCATATCGTCTTCCCAATCGCACATCCCCCTTTCCTTAGGCCCACTCCCCACCAAATCGACTAAAAAAATGCTACTAGCGCCCCCTATCTCGAATTTCGGTATGGAAGATTACACCAACCCCCACTTATTCACGATGATATTGCAGATCCCTGTTGTGGGAGGGGAAACATCCCTGTATATCTACTTACCTGGTGACTAGtcctatttttttaagcataGGAATCAATACTATGTAgcatgggaatgattaccattttTCTGGTACTATGTACCATAAGATGGACGGCGTATAGTAGCTTACTACGTAGTAATCATGCTACTGGTTCATGGTTGTAGCATAGTAATTAAAGATATTCTAGAATGGTACTGTCCCATGCTGTATAAAGTAAAGGCAGTTTAAATATCAAGCGCTGCTACATATTATAAACGACCGACCtaggaaaaaatgtttttataagattttataaaattcaatacaaTTTGATAAAGTCAAATCTGAGTAAAaaacgtaataaataaatgtaattgtataaaattgtataaaatattataaaattttataaagatttacacaattttataaaattttgtacaatttttataagactGTACAGcgaaattttaaagaattctataaaattttatgtaattgtatgcaattttataaaattgtataaacttttatacaattttccaaaattatacaaaattttattcaattttatacaattttataaagtaagaTCTCAAAAGGGAAGTAAtaattagattaaattttacataattgtgtaagaaattttgtaaaattttataacatttcaTAAAACTTTAGAGAATTCGATGTCACTATCGCATCTTGTGTGGGGGAgcattttgtaaaatttgataaaatttcacgcaatttcataaagtttataacaaattattataaaagttattagaaattcaaagtcaatagacaaaattttcaatggctataaaaaaaaaattcatttttgcgggcaaTATGTAGGGTACCCcctgaaaaatgtaaaaaaaaaaaattctgaatatC
This genomic interval carries:
- the LOC128668245 gene encoding uncharacterized protein LOC128668245, with the protein product MAEILDIQIPIIFDELISHYEIHSHQPYALSTFNNSDKIRISIQHQDLCNLPSKSSLHVCRRFVKEDGTGAGATMNLANMPIYHMFGEIRYELNAVKIDKCKNVGLTSIMKNYISLCPGQLNLMENAGWLLSNNSKLTNDNGYFNISIPLSEILGFAEDYNRIIMNAKHELILIRSNSDVNTYIHTTAAASDNAEIVKVLLNKVEWNVPYVTMSDKQKIQALNFIANDPAISTSFRTWQLYKYPLLPRTTKHVWPIKTSTQLEKPRYVILGFQTARKNVVTKNASQFDHCNIRDLKLFLNSQSYPYGNLNLNISRNQYALIYDMYTNFQTSYYNKESKSLLTKTEYLQQAPLYIIDCSKQNKSIKSGPGDIRLEFESDEQFPDQTTANCLISHDRIIEYNPLSSTVRKLT